One Cellulomonas soli DNA window includes the following coding sequences:
- a CDS encoding TetR/AcrR family transcriptional regulator, with translation MTGTATKGQRTRDAILTQAVATTVRVGLGGLTLGDLATCAGMSKSGLYAHFGSKEQLQLAVLDAAAEEFATTVVRPALRAPRGEPRIRDLVDRWLACGTGRGPGGCVIVKAGTELDDQPGPVRDRLRELHLELARTIARIVAGGVTEGQLRPDVDTAQFAFDLYGVMLAFFHTHRLLDDPHAEARARTAVDALLAAARTPSPETSETTR, from the coding sequence GTGACGGGGACGGCGACCAAGGGGCAGCGCACGCGCGACGCGATCCTCACGCAGGCCGTCGCCACCACCGTGCGCGTCGGCCTCGGCGGCCTGACCCTCGGCGACCTGGCCACCTGCGCAGGCATGTCGAAGAGCGGCCTCTACGCCCACTTCGGCTCCAAGGAGCAGCTCCAGCTGGCCGTGCTCGACGCCGCAGCCGAGGAGTTCGCCACCACCGTGGTCCGCCCCGCCCTGCGCGCCCCACGTGGTGAGCCCCGGATCCGCGACCTGGTCGACCGGTGGCTCGCCTGCGGCACCGGACGCGGCCCCGGCGGCTGCGTCATCGTCAAGGCCGGCACCGAGCTCGACGACCAGCCGGGCCCGGTGCGCGACCGGCTCCGCGAGCTGCACCTCGAGCTGGCCCGCACGATCGCCCGGATCGTCGCCGGCGGCGTCACCGAGGGACAGCTGCGGCCCGACGTCGACACCGCACAGTTCGCGTTCGACCTCTACGGCGTGATGCTCGCGTTCTTCCACACCCACCGACTGCTGGACGACCCGCACGCGGAAGCACGCGCCCGCACCGCGGTCGACGCCCTGCTCGCCGCCGCCCGCACCCCCTCCCCCGAGACCTCGGAGACCACCCGATGA
- a CDS encoding type VII secretion target translates to MTQVRVELDALRRAASEHQAIADSYAAVESQRLAADLPRGSLGKLPQADEVQAAFDARYQGLGEALAALQEIYRNIGDGLVATADGYATGDDSVSALLTQLQARL, encoded by the coding sequence ATGACCCAGGTCCGCGTCGAGCTCGACGCGCTGCGCCGCGCGGCCTCCGAGCACCAGGCGATCGCCGACAGCTACGCGGCGGTCGAGTCCCAGCGGCTCGCGGCGGACCTGCCGCGAGGTTCCCTCGGCAAGCTGCCGCAGGCCGACGAGGTCCAGGCGGCGTTCGATGCCCGCTACCAAGGGCTCGGCGAGGCGCTGGCGGCGCTGCAGGAGATCTACCGGAACATCGGCGACGGCCTGGTGGCCACCGCTGACGGCTACGCCACCGGGGACGACTCGGTGTCCGCGCTGCTCACCCAGCTGCAGGCGAGGCTCTGA
- a CDS encoding WXG100 family type VII secretion target, with product MGVGTAVSVWDKINGWMSPLDGMIDSLMRPLVSPLADMFDWVTGSSDEVRSTAQRWRDLAATIDQLATHHRDVIAPLGSAWEGEAHDAFQASMTELLAAVEQLADGSVETAEFLEDAAMEVELAEELVATIIQELIEWALLTLAVSAALSLVTLGASAVAGSAAAAAEAAVAGSRIAAVLARLVPLLQRLATLLQAVNKMSFFSREGFLIKTLLVKGVVLKPVVRTLTGLSGAPVPEAASTLLKGVRDIAVDEVDDRIDGRTGIQTPWRARLGGTGDHWVPDGSPLREAIDTIDDTLERVDAAIPAAPFED from the coding sequence ATGGGGGTCGGCACCGCGGTCTCCGTGTGGGACAAGATCAACGGCTGGATGTCGCCCCTCGACGGCATGATCGACTCGCTCATGCGGCCGCTCGTCTCGCCGCTCGCGGACATGTTCGACTGGGTCACCGGCTCGTCGGACGAGGTCCGCTCGACCGCCCAGCGCTGGCGTGACCTCGCGGCGACGATCGACCAGCTCGCGACGCACCACAGGGACGTCATCGCGCCGCTCGGCTCGGCATGGGAGGGCGAGGCGCACGACGCGTTCCAGGCGTCGATGACCGAGCTGCTCGCCGCTGTCGAGCAGCTCGCCGACGGCAGCGTCGAGACCGCCGAGTTCCTCGAGGACGCTGCGATGGAGGTCGAGCTCGCCGAGGAGCTGGTGGCGACGATCATCCAGGAGCTCATCGAGTGGGCGCTGCTCACGCTGGCCGTCAGCGCCGCGCTGAGCCTGGTGACGCTCGGGGCCTCGGCGGTCGCCGGGAGTGCGGCTGCCGCGGCCGAGGCCGCCGTGGCCGGTTCGCGCATCGCCGCGGTGCTGGCCCGGCTGGTGCCGCTGCTGCAGCGGCTCGCCACGCTGCTGCAGGCCGTGAACAAGATGTCGTTCTTCTCGCGCGAGGGCTTCCTCATCAAGACGCTGCTGGTCAAGGGCGTGGTGCTCAAGCCGGTGGTGCGCACCCTGACCGGGCTGAGCGGCGCTCCCGTCCCGGAGGCGGCGAGCACGCTCCTGAAGGGTGTGCGGGACATCGCCGTGGACGAGGTGGACGACCGGATCGACGGTCGCACGGGCATCCAGACGCCGTGGCGCGCACGGCTGGGTGGCACCGGCGACCACTGGGTCCCGGACGGCTCGCCGCTGCGCGAGGCGATCGACACGATCGACGACACGCTCGAGCGGGTCGACGCGGCGATCCCGGCGGCGCCGTTCGAGGACTGA
- a CDS encoding YbaB/EbfC family nucleoid-associated protein, translating to MARVEAESRARLEAVAALQEDLASARGTGTSADRSATVTVGTTGALVDVRFAEGANRLTPEQLRDVVLEAAARAQQDVAATVARLTEDLPGAADIRDLVAGQVPERTRTALRTELERRRQEQA from the coding sequence GTGGCACGCGTCGAGGCGGAGTCCCGCGCTCGACTCGAGGCGGTGGCGGCCCTCCAGGAGGACCTGGCGAGCGCCCGGGGCACCGGGACGAGCGCGGACCGCTCCGCGACCGTCACGGTGGGCACCACGGGTGCCCTCGTCGACGTCCGGTTCGCCGAGGGTGCCAACCGCCTGACGCCCGAGCAGCTGCGCGACGTCGTGCTCGAGGCCGCGGCGCGCGCGCAGCAGGACGTCGCCGCGACCGTCGCGCGCCTGACCGAGGACCTGCCGGGTGCGGCCGACATCCGCGACCTCGTCGCCGGCCAGGTGCCGGAGCGGACGCGCACGGCGCTGCGCACCGAGCTCGAGCGTCGGCGGCAGGAGCAGGCATGA
- a CDS encoding DinB family protein, protein MTSDTEPVPADSDTKDWTWVLERRCSECGFAAADVDGPEIAGTVRDLVPRWVSVLHRPDARVRPAPTTWSALEYGAHVRDVMRVFDTRLALMLDEDDPLFDNWDQDATALAERYDLQDPAAVADELADAAEATAARFAGVGDDQWERSGRRSNGSVFTVRTLGQYFLHDAVHHLHDVRG, encoded by the coding sequence ATGACGAGCGACACGGAACCCGTCCCGGCCGACAGCGACACCAAGGACTGGACCTGGGTGCTCGAGCGTCGTTGCTCGGAGTGCGGCTTCGCGGCGGCCGACGTCGACGGCCCGGAGATCGCCGGGACCGTGCGCGACCTGGTGCCCCGCTGGGTGTCCGTGCTGCACCGCCCCGACGCCCGCGTGCGTCCGGCCCCGACGACGTGGTCCGCGCTCGAGTACGGCGCGCACGTGCGGGACGTCATGCGCGTGTTCGACACGCGCCTGGCGCTCATGCTCGACGAGGACGACCCGCTGTTCGACAACTGGGACCAGGACGCCACGGCGCTCGCCGAACGGTACGACCTGCAGGACCCGGCGGCGGTCGCCGACGAGCTGGCGGACGCCGCCGAGGCCACGGCCGCACGGTTCGCGGGCGTCGGCGACGACCAGTGGGAGCGGTCCGGGAGGCGGTCGAACGGGTCGGTCTTCACGGTCCGGACGCTCGGCCAGTACTTCCTGCACGACGCGGTCCACCACCTGCACGACGTGCGCGGCTGA
- a CDS encoding alpha/beta fold hydrolase, translated as MSFAHPPVTTRSRRARLASTARLLTLRTRFGVLDRLAPRRGAALAMDVWCTLPGNAGRRRDLRTTPGEVTQVPVPRGGRVVVETWGEGPTVYLVHGWGGWRGQLGAFVEPLVASGHRVVAFDAPGHGDSEPGGMGPGRGNLMEMIESFTAVADRFGPAEAVVAHSLGCTSASMVVHFGLPTQQLVLVAPNHDFVEITYDFAALLGFGERTRVPLQQDMEAFCGRPLSDFDLVPLGTDGSMPPTLVVHDRRDKETPYEVGARIAQAWPGAVLRTTEGLGHQRILADADVVAAVVAQVGEGARVR; from the coding sequence ATGAGCTTCGCCCACCCGCCCGTGACCACCCGCAGCCGCCGCGCACGCCTGGCGTCCACAGCGCGCCTGCTCACGCTGCGCACCCGGTTCGGTGTGCTCGACCGGCTCGCCCCGCGCCGCGGCGCCGCCCTCGCCATGGACGTGTGGTGCACGCTGCCCGGCAACGCCGGCCGACGCCGCGACCTGCGCACCACGCCCGGCGAGGTAACCCAGGTCCCGGTGCCCCGCGGCGGCCGAGTCGTCGTCGAGACCTGGGGAGAGGGCCCGACCGTCTACCTCGTGCACGGCTGGGGCGGCTGGCGCGGCCAGCTCGGCGCCTTCGTCGAGCCGCTCGTCGCGAGCGGCCACCGGGTCGTCGCGTTCGACGCCCCCGGGCACGGCGACTCCGAACCCGGGGGCATGGGCCCGGGCCGCGGGAACCTCATGGAGATGATCGAGTCGTTCACCGCGGTGGCCGACCGGTTCGGCCCTGCCGAGGCCGTCGTCGCGCACTCGCTCGGCTGCACGAGCGCGTCGATGGTCGTGCACTTCGGCCTGCCGACGCAGCAGCTCGTGCTCGTCGCCCCGAACCACGACTTCGTCGAGATCACCTACGACTTCGCCGCCCTGCTCGGCTTCGGCGAGCGGACCCGGGTGCCGCTGCAGCAGGACATGGAGGCCTTCTGCGGGCGCCCGCTGTCCGACTTCGACCTCGTGCCGCTCGGCACCGACGGCAGCATGCCGCCGACGCTCGTCGTGCACGACCGTCGCGACAAGGAGACCCCCTACGAGGTCGGCGCGCGCATCGCCCAGGCCTGGCCGGGCGCGGTCCTGCGCACCACGGAAGGCCTCGGGCACCAGCGGATCCTGGCCGACGCCGACGTGGTCGCCGCCGTCGTGGCACAGGTCGGCGAGGGCGCCCGGGTGCGCTGA